A single region of the Thermococcus zilligii AN1 genome encodes:
- a CDS encoding helix-turn-helix domain-containing protein yields MVSGEELYEKLEGLLRNLGLKKTELKVYRLLLEKERPMRITEIQKELGMSERSVREYVLNLYRKGILRRKLIEKGWLGYAYTAVSPVELLERIKENILQKIDELEKEITKSG; encoded by the coding sequence ATGGTTTCAGGGGAGGAGCTCTACGAAAAGCTGGAGGGTCTCCTTCGGAACCTTGGGCTCAAAAAAACTGAGCTTAAGGTATACCGTCTCCTCTTAGAAAAGGAACGGCCCATGAGGATTACGGAAATCCAGAAGGAGCTCGGGATGAGCGAGAGGTCGGTTAGAGAGTACGTTCTTAACCTCTACCGTAAGGGTATCCTCAGGAGAAAACTCATTGAGAAGGGATGGCTTGGGTACGCCTACACCGCCGTTTCCCCCGTGGAGCTGCTGGAGCGTATAAAAGAGAACATACTGCAAAAGATAGACGAGCTCGAAAAGGAGATAACGAAATCCGGCTAG
- a CDS encoding DUF4910 domain-containing protein, whose amino-acid sequence MHGPAEKLRPERILRRVAELTRFHRIQGSKGLVDAVEYLRDELSNIGLSPKTHYEKYDGKSWYLTLRSPIAWDLLEGEVRFNEKTLSSEETPLVVMAHSPPGEGEAEIVPILNDSDWERAHGKVVLVGKNFRKAYGKANEIGAVAFVSYREGTDDAVPYIGLFLTEEDLKWAKIPAFAVPESWAKKMISDYLSGKKPRLSFRAVTEIKSSEKLPILYTEIGEPPFILLTAHICHPRPGANDNASGSAMLVELAEVLSKVYESDFRFGFAFLWIPEYYGSQAFIGRKGEPNDYYSAINLDMVGGSEDRSGSTIMLVRTPLSRFSIVSGVLEYFLKRHNLSSKKSLSGSEIPAVKFRAYPYEMGSDHDVFNFFGIPSVMPITWPDRFYHSNMDTPEKLSMESLAIIGRSVLSSVIFLAGEDEGKLRRFARGYSLKYLGELAMERETEMAEKLVMLGLSRDSKFTGMDIGYEFEKTPWLRWKLRGRIGEDIIKNKAPERLEEFEKLTEEGKALIDLHELVMLGELLPKNEAYKALSEEYGEIEKSTLEVLIGLLEEAEIVETV is encoded by the coding sequence ATGCACGGGCCCGCAGAAAAACTTAGGCCGGAGAGGATTCTTCGCAGGGTAGCGGAGCTGACCCGGTTCCACAGGATTCAGGGGTCTAAAGGACTCGTTGATGCAGTTGAGTACCTCCGGGATGAGCTTTCAAACATTGGACTGTCCCCCAAAACACACTACGAAAAATACGACGGAAAGAGCTGGTATCTAACCCTCCGGAGCCCAATAGCCTGGGATCTCCTTGAAGGAGAAGTTAGATTCAACGAAAAAACTCTTAGCTCGGAGGAAACCCCTCTTGTCGTTATGGCGCACTCCCCTCCCGGGGAGGGAGAAGCCGAGATAGTGCCGATTCTGAATGACTCCGACTGGGAACGGGCCCACGGAAAGGTCGTTCTTGTGGGGAAGAACTTTAGAAAAGCCTACGGGAAAGCCAACGAGATTGGTGCCGTCGCTTTTGTCTCGTACAGGGAGGGGACTGATGATGCGGTTCCATACATAGGTCTCTTTCTCACTGAAGAGGATCTAAAATGGGCGAAAATTCCCGCATTCGCTGTTCCTGAGAGCTGGGCCAAGAAAATGATCTCAGACTACCTCTCAGGAAAGAAACCCCGGCTTAGTTTTAGGGCAGTAACGGAGATAAAAAGCTCGGAAAAGCTCCCAATTTTGTACACTGAAATCGGGGAACCGCCTTTTATACTGCTCACCGCCCATATCTGCCACCCAAGACCGGGGGCAAACGACAACGCAAGCGGTAGCGCAATGCTGGTTGAGCTTGCTGAAGTACTTTCAAAGGTCTATGAGAGCGATTTCCGCTTTGGATTCGCCTTTCTGTGGATCCCGGAGTATTATGGAAGCCAGGCGTTCATCGGGAGGAAAGGAGAGCCCAATGACTACTACTCGGCGATAAACCTCGATATGGTCGGTGGGAGCGAAGACCGCTCGGGCTCCACTATAATGTTAGTGAGGACACCCCTCTCGAGGTTCTCTATAGTTTCCGGTGTACTGGAATATTTCCTGAAGAGGCACAACCTCTCAAGCAAAAAGAGTCTCTCCGGTTCCGAAATTCCGGCGGTGAAATTTAGGGCTTACCCCTACGAAATGGGAAGCGATCACGACGTTTTCAACTTTTTCGGAATCCCCTCAGTGATGCCGATAACCTGGCCGGACAGGTTTTATCACTCAAATATGGACACGCCCGAGAAACTGAGCATGGAGTCTCTGGCCATAATAGGGAGATCAGTTCTCTCCTCCGTTATCTTCCTGGCGGGGGAGGATGAGGGGAAACTCAGGCGGTTTGCAAGGGGATACTCCCTCAAATACCTCGGCGAACTTGCCATGGAACGGGAGACGGAGATGGCTGAAAAGCTCGTTATGCTCGGCCTTTCCAGGGATTCGAAGTTCACGGGAATGGACATTGGATACGAATTTGAAAAAACTCCATGGCTCAGGTGGAAGTTGAGGGGAAGGATTGGTGAGGATATAATAAAGAACAAGGCTCCGGAGAGGCTTGAAGAGTTCGAAAAGTTAACGGAAGAGGGAAAAGCCCTTATCGACCTCCACGAGCTCGTTATGCTGGGCGAACTCCTTCCAAAGAACGAAGCCTACAAAGCCCTTTCAGAAGAATACGGAGAAATCGAAAAGAGTACGCTGGAGGTACTTATTGGCCTCCTGGAGGAGGCAGAGATCGTTGAGACTGTCTAG
- a CDS encoding Lrp/AsnC family transcriptional regulator produces the protein MKGWSLDPVDKKILMILQRDSRTPLREISKEVDLAESTIYERIKKLREKGIIKRFSVVLNPNALGLNMLAFVLIKARAGMYSKVAEELKKNPKIVEVYETTGDYDMVIKIRARDSEELNEFLDRIGDVEGVESTHTMVVLKVHKEGADIPIE, from the coding sequence TTGAAGGGCTGGTCGCTGGATCCGGTGGATAAGAAGATTTTGATGATTCTTCAGAGAGACAGCAGAACTCCATTGCGGGAAATATCTAAGGAAGTTGACCTCGCGGAGTCCACGATCTATGAGAGGATAAAGAAACTGCGGGAGAAGGGGATAATAAAGAGGTTCAGCGTCGTCCTTAATCCCAATGCCCTCGGTCTCAACATGTTAGCCTTCGTCCTGATAAAGGCCAGGGCGGGGATGTATTCCAAAGTTGCCGAGGAGCTTAAAAAGAATCCTAAAATCGTTGAGGTCTACGAGACCACCGGGGACTACGACATGGTGATTAAAATCCGCGCCAGGGACAGTGAAGAGCTCAACGAGTTTCTGGACAGAATTGGCGACGTGGAGGGCGTTGAATCCACCCATACCATGGTGGTCCTTAAGGTTCACAAAGAGGGGGCCGATATTCCAATCGAGTGA